A stretch of the Chitinophaga sp. Cy-1792 genome encodes the following:
- the rplC gene encoding 50S ribosomal protein L3, whose protein sequence is MKGIIGKKIGMTSIFEANGKQTACTIIEAGPNVVTQVKNLQDDGYNAIQVSFGDKKEKHTTKAELNHFAKASTSPKRFVKEFRNPDVQKALGESITCDIFTEGELVDVVGTSKGKGFQGVVKRHGFSGVGEATHGQHDRSRAPGSVGGSSYPSRVFKGMRMAGQTGNERVKVKGLKVLKIFPEKNYILVSGSVPGHNGSIVLIQK, encoded by the coding sequence ATGAAAGGTATTATTGGTAAAAAGATTGGTATGACCAGCATCTTCGAAGCTAATGGTAAGCAAACTGCTTGCACCATTATCGAAGCTGGTCCCAACGTTGTAACCCAGGTAAAAAACCTGCAGGATGATGGTTACAATGCAATTCAGGTTTCTTTCGGTGATAAGAAAGAAAAGCACACCACTAAAGCAGAATTGAATCACTTCGCGAAAGCAAGCACCTCTCCCAAACGTTTTGTAAAAGAATTCCGCAACCCGGACGTACAGAAAGCCCTCGGCGAATCTATCACCTGTGATATCTTCACAGAAGGTGAATTAGTTGACGTTGTTGGTACTTCTAAAGGTAAAGGTTTCCAGGGTGTTGTTAAACGCCACGGATTCAGCGGTGTGGGTGAAGCTACCCACGGTCAGCACGACAGATCCAGAGCTCCTGGTTCCGTTGGTGGATCTTCTTATCCTTCCCGCGTTTTCAAGGGTATGAGAATGGCAGGTCAGACAGGTAACGAAAGAGTGAAAGTGAAAGGCCTGAAAGTTCTGAAAATTTTCCCTGAGAAAAATTATATCCTGGTAAGTGGTTCCGTTCCCGGCCACAATGGTTCAATCGTTTTAATCCAGAAGTAA
- the rplD gene encoding 50S ribosomal protein L4: MKIDILNIQGKQTGRSIDLPEEIFGVEPNNHVIYLAVKQYLAAQRQGTHKVKTRAEVKGASRKLHKQKGTGGARKGNIRNPLYKGGGTIFGPKPHSWSIKLNRKVKDLAKISALSVKAKANSIIVVEDLAIQTPKTKEFVGILKNLNINVDGKKTMFITPEYNESVYLSLRNIPTVDGAMLSDINTYDIMNSNYLVFTESAAKIFTEEPVVEA, translated from the coding sequence ATGAAGATCGATATCTTAAATATACAAGGTAAGCAGACTGGAAGATCTATTGACCTGCCCGAAGAGATTTTTGGTGTTGAACCAAACAACCACGTAATCTATCTGGCGGTTAAACAATACCTGGCTGCACAGCGTCAGGGTACTCACAAAGTGAAAACCCGTGCTGAAGTAAAAGGTGCTTCCCGTAAACTGCACAAACAAAAAGGTACTGGTGGTGCCCGTAAAGGTAACATCCGTAACCCTCTCTATAAAGGTGGTGGTACCATTTTCGGACCAAAACCTCACTCCTGGAGCATTAAACTGAACAGAAAAGTGAAAGATCTCGCTAAGATCTCTGCACTGTCTGTTAAAGCTAAGGCTAACAGCATCATCGTTGTTGAAGACCTGGCTATCCAGACTCCAAAAACAAAAGAATTCGTTGGTATCTTAAAGAACCTGAACATCAACGTTGACGGTAAGAAAACTATGTTTATCACACCGGAATACAATGAAAGTGTTTACCTGTCTTTAAGAAACATCCCTACTGTGGACGGTGCTATGCTGAGCGATATCAATACTTATGATATCATGAACAGCAACTACCTGGTATTCACAGAAAGCGCTGCAAAAATCTTCACTGAAGAGCCTGTTGTAGAAGCTTAA
- the rplW gene encoding 50S ribosomal protein L23 translates to MRPSDVLIKPVVTEKVNKQTEKFNRYYFIVDKKANKLEIKKAVEEFYGVAVSEVNTAVMPGKAKFRFTKAGFIAGKKPSYKKAIITLAQGETIDLYANM, encoded by the coding sequence ATGAGACCATCAGATGTTTTAATCAAACCGGTAGTAACCGAAAAGGTGAACAAACAGACCGAAAAATTCAACCGCTACTACTTCATCGTTGACAAAAAAGCCAACAAACTGGAGATCAAAAAAGCAGTGGAAGAATTCTACGGTGTGGCAGTTTCAGAAGTGAATACTGCAGTTATGCCAGGTAAAGCTAAATTCCGCTTTACTAAAGCCGGTTTCATTGCGGGTAAAAAACCGTCTTACAAAAAGGCGATCATTACCCTCGCTCAAGGCGAAACTATCGATCTGTATGCTAACATGTAG
- the rplB gene encoding 50S ribosomal protein L2 translates to MALKKFKPMTAGTRWKIGNAYAELTSDTPEKSLLEPAKRSGGRNAQGRMSMRYIGGGHKKQYRVIDFKRDKQNIPATVKTIEYDPNRSAFIALVAYADGEKRYIIAPQGLQVGGTVISGAEVAPEVGNALLLKNMPLGTVVHNIELQPGKGGAIARSAGAYAQLSNKEEKYAVLKMPSGELRKVLNTCMATVGTVSNSDHALQSIGKAGANRWRGIRPRNRGVAMNPVDHPMGGGEGKSSGGHPRSRTGKYAKGLKTRKSHKSSDKLIISRKNGKKL, encoded by the coding sequence ATGGCACTGAAGAAATTTAAACCAATGACAGCTGGTACCCGTTGGAAAATCGGTAACGCTTACGCGGAACTGACCTCGGATACTCCAGAAAAATCCCTCCTCGAGCCTGCTAAGAGAAGCGGCGGTAGAAACGCTCAGGGTAGGATGTCTATGCGCTATATCGGTGGCGGTCATAAAAAACAATACCGTGTTATAGACTTCAAACGCGACAAACAGAATATTCCTGCTACAGTTAAAACCATCGAGTACGATCCAAACCGTAGTGCTTTCATCGCACTGGTTGCTTACGCAGATGGTGAAAAACGTTACATCATCGCTCCTCAGGGTCTGCAGGTTGGTGGCACTGTTATCAGTGGCGCTGAAGTTGCTCCTGAAGTAGGTAACGCACTGTTGCTGAAAAATATGCCGCTGGGTACTGTAGTTCACAACATCGAACTGCAACCTGGTAAAGGTGGTGCAATCGCCAGAAGTGCTGGTGCTTACGCACAACTGAGCAACAAGGAAGAAAAATACGCCGTACTGAAAATGCCTTCTGGTGAGCTCCGTAAAGTGCTCAACACTTGTATGGCTACTGTAGGTACCGTTTCTAACTCCGACCACGCCCTGCAATCTATCGGTAAAGCAGGTGCTAACCGTTGGAGAGGTATCCGTCCTCGTAACCGAGGCGTTGCGATGAACCCAGTGGATCACCCAATGGGTGGTGGTGAAGGTAAATCTTCAGGTGGTCACCCTAGATCCAGAACAGGTAAATATGCGAAAGGTCTGAAAACCAGAAAATCGCATAAGAGCTCTGATAAACTGATCATCAGCAGAAAGAACGGTAAAAAATTATAA
- the rpsS gene encoding 30S ribosomal protein S19 produces the protein MARSIRKGPYVDQKLENKVEKMNAGTKRTVIKTWSRRSTITPDFVGHTFAVHNGNKFIPVYVTEFMVGHKLGEFAPTRNFRGHANKKM, from the coding sequence ATGGCTCGTTCCATAAGAAAAGGTCCTTACGTTGACCAGAAATTAGAGAATAAAGTAGAAAAAATGAACGCAGGCACTAAGCGCACAGTTATCAAAACCTGGAGCCGCCGTTCTACTATTACTCCTGATTTCGTAGGCCACACCTTCGCAGTTCACAATGGCAACAAATTCATTCCTGTTTACGTAACAGAATTTATGGTTGGCCATAAACTGGGCGAATTTGCACCTACCCGTAACTTCAGAGGACACGCAAACAAGAAAATGTAA
- the rplV gene encoding 50S ribosomal protein L22: protein MEAVAKLNNNPTSTRKMRLLADLIRGLDVEKALNILKFHPKHPSVPLEKLLVSAIANWKVKNEGARVEDANLIVKTIMVDGGRTLKRMRPAPQGRGYRIRKRSNHVTIVVDGKNA, encoded by the coding sequence ATGGAAGCAGTAGCTAAGCTGAACAATAATCCGACATCTACCCGCAAAATGCGTTTGCTGGCAGACCTGATCCGTGGTCTGGATGTCGAAAAGGCTTTGAATATTTTGAAATTCCATCCTAAGCACCCAAGCGTACCTTTAGAAAAACTGCTGGTATCTGCTATCGCTAACTGGAAAGTGAAGAACGAAGGTGCAAGGGTAGAAGATGCTAACCTGATTGTTAAAACTATCATGGTTGACGGTGGCCGCACCCTGAAAAGAATGCGCCCTGCTCCACAAGGTAGAGGTTACAGAATCCGCAAGAGAAGTAACCACGTTACAATCGTAGTGGACGGTAAAAACGCTTAA
- the rpsC gene encoding 30S ribosomal protein S3: MGQKTNPIGNRLGIIRGWDSNWYGSKKDFATKLIEDNKIRTYLNARINKGGISRVVIERTLGKLIITVHTSKPGIIIGKGGNEVDRIKEELKKLTGKEDVQINILEIRRPEMDANIVAETIAKQIESRINYKRAIKMAIATALRMGAEGIKIKVSGRLGGAEIARSEEMKQGRTPLHTFRMDIDYASLFALTVYGKIGIKVWICKGEVLGKRDLNPNVLTGKEGDNRGGREHGHDNHRGGERRDRGDRRGGDNRGGGRR; this comes from the coding sequence ATGGGTCAGAAAACAAATCCTATTGGTAACAGGTTAGGTATCATCAGAGGATGGGACTCTAATTGGTATGGCAGCAAGAAAGATTTTGCTACCAAACTGATTGAAGATAACAAGATCAGAACTTATCTGAATGCCCGTATCAACAAAGGTGGCATTTCTAGAGTTGTGATCGAAAGAACTTTAGGTAAGTTGATTATCACTGTTCATACTTCTAAACCTGGTATCATCATAGGTAAAGGTGGTAACGAAGTTGACCGCATCAAAGAAGAACTGAAGAAACTGACAGGTAAAGAAGATGTTCAGATTAACATTCTGGAAATCCGTCGCCCTGAAATGGATGCCAACATCGTTGCTGAAACAATTGCTAAACAAATCGAAAGCCGTATCAACTACAAACGCGCTATCAAAATGGCAATTGCTACTGCACTGAGAATGGGTGCTGAAGGTATCAAAATCAAAGTAAGCGGACGTCTGGGTGGTGCTGAAATCGCTCGCTCCGAAGAAATGAAACAAGGCCGTACTCCTTTACATACTTTCCGTATGGACATCGACTACGCTTCCCTGTTTGCATTAACCGTTTACGGTAAAATCGGTATCAAAGTATGGATCTGTAAAGGTGAAGTACTGGGTAAACGCGATCTGAACCCTAACGTTCTGACCGGTAAAGAAGGTGACAACCGTGGTGGCCGTGAACATGGTCACGACAATCACCGTGGTGGCGAAAGAAGAGATCGTGGTGACAGAAGAGGCGGTGATAACCGTGGCGGTGGCCGTAGATAA
- the rplP gene encoding 50S ribosomal protein L16 — translation MLQPKRVKHRKMHKGRIKGNAKRGATLSFGTFGLKALEPKWITDRQIEAARVALTRHMKREGNVWIRIFPDKPITAKPLEVRMGKGKGALDHWAAVVKPGRILFEADGVPLQVAKEAMELAAQKLPIKVKFVTSRDYVA, via the coding sequence ATGTTACAGCCAAAAAGAGTGAAACATAGGAAGATGCACAAAGGTCGCATCAAAGGGAACGCTAAAAGAGGCGCAACCCTGTCCTTTGGTACTTTCGGCCTCAAAGCATTAGAACCTAAATGGATCACCGACCGCCAGATTGAAGCTGCTCGTGTTGCTTTAACCAGGCACATGAAACGTGAAGGTAACGTTTGGATCCGCATTTTCCCTGATAAACCTATCACCGCTAAACCTCTCGAGGTAAGGATGGGTAAAGGTAAAGGTGCTCTTGACCATTGGGCAGCAGTAGTTAAACCAGGTAGAATTTTATTTGAAGCAGATGGCGTTCCTTTACAGGTTGCCAAAGAAGCGATGGAACTCGCTGCACAAAAACTGCCTATCAAAGTAAAATTTGTTACCAGCCGCGACTACGTAGCTTAA
- the rpmC gene encoding 50S ribosomal protein L29, with protein MAKEKLDLKGLSEQDLKEKISAEQLRLKKMTFGHAITPIENPMSIRSVRRDIARMNTELRRRQLGF; from the coding sequence ATGGCAAAAGAAAAGCTGGATCTGAAAGGCCTGAGCGAACAAGATCTGAAAGAGAAAATCTCTGCAGAACAACTCCGCTTGAAGAAAATGACATTCGGTCATGCAATTACGCCTATCGAAAATCCAATGAGCATCCGCTCAGTAAGACGCGATATCGCACGCATGAATACCGAACTGCGCAGAAGACAACTGGGCTTCTAA
- the rpsQ gene encoding 30S ribosomal protein S17 produces the protein MTTERKLRKSRIGVVSSNKMDKTITVKVERKVKHPIYGKFVKKTTKFMAHDENNECSIGDTVKIMEIRPMSKNKCWRLVEVIEKVK, from the coding sequence ATGACGACCGAAAGAAAATTAAGAAAATCCAGGATTGGTGTAGTTTCCTCCAACAAAATGGATAAAACCATTACTGTAAAAGTGGAGCGTAAAGTAAAGCACCCTATCTATGGTAAGTTCGTTAAAAAAACTACCAAGTTCATGGCTCATGACGAAAATAATGAGTGCAGCATTGGCGATACCGTGAAAATCATGGAAATCCGCCCAATGTCCAAGAACAAATGCTGGAGACTGGTAGAAGTAATCGAAAAAGTAAAATAA
- the rplN gene encoding 50S ribosomal protein L14, producing MIQQESRLNVADNSGAKEVLCIRVLGNSGQDYAKVGDKIVVTVKDAIPGGGAKKGMVTKAVIVRTKNKLRRKDGSYIRFDDNAVVLLNNSDEPRGTRIFGPVARELRDKGYMKIISLAPEVL from the coding sequence ATGATACAACAAGAATCAAGGCTGAACGTAGCTGATAACTCTGGTGCTAAAGAAGTTCTTTGCATCCGCGTATTAGGTAACTCAGGTCAGGACTACGCTAAAGTAGGTGATAAAATTGTGGTGACTGTTAAGGATGCAATTCCTGGCGGTGGCGCGAAAAAAGGTATGGTTACTAAAGCCGTAATCGTAAGAACTAAAAACAAATTACGTCGTAAAGACGGTTCTTATATCCGTTTCGATGATAACGCGGTTGTACTGCTGAACAACTCAGACGAACCTCGCGGTACCCGTATTTTCGGTCCGGTTGCCCGTGAGCTCAGAGATAAGGGTTATATGAAAATTATCTCCCTGGCTCCTGAGGTGTTGTAA
- the rplX gene encoding 50S ribosomal protein L24: MKTRFKPKFNIKKGDLVAVIAGDDKDRTKARKVLEVQPEKARIIVEGVNIITKHTKPTAQNTKGGIVKQEAPIAISNVMLWDAKTGAPTRINKSRENGKLVRIAKKSGEVIK; this comes from the coding sequence ATGAAAACTAGATTTAAGCCTAAATTCAACATTAAGAAGGGCGACCTGGTTGCGGTTATTGCCGGTGATGACAAGGACAGAACCAAAGCTCGTAAAGTGCTGGAAGTTCAACCAGAAAAAGCCCGCATTATTGTAGAGGGCGTTAATATTATTACCAAACACACCAAACCTACTGCTCAGAACACCAAAGGTGGTATCGTTAAGCAGGAGGCCCCTATCGCTATCTCTAATGTGATGCTGTGGGATGCCAAAACCGGCGCTCCTACCCGTATCAACAAATCAAGAGAAAACGGTAAATTAGTTCGTATCGCTAAAAAATCAGGGGAGGTAATTAAATAA
- the rplE gene encoding 50S ribosomal protein L5 — translation MSNTKYTPRLQNKYKDEVVSALMKKFNYKSVMQVPRLVKICLNQGINGAVGDKKLVDIAVDEMTRVSGQKAIATLSKKDISNFKLRKNMPIGARVTLRSTNMYEFLDRLISVSLPRVRDFKGVNEKAFDGRGNYTMGITEQIIFPEIDIDKVTKMSGMDITFVTTATTNEEAYELLKEMGMPFKNMKKDNQ, via the coding sequence ATGTCAAATACTAAATATACTCCGAGACTGCAGAATAAATACAAAGACGAAGTTGTATCTGCACTGATGAAGAAATTCAACTACAAATCAGTAATGCAGGTTCCTCGTCTGGTTAAAATCTGCCTGAACCAAGGTATCAATGGTGCAGTAGGTGATAAAAAACTGGTGGATATCGCAGTTGACGAAATGACGCGTGTATCTGGTCAGAAAGCTATCGCTACTCTGTCTAAGAAAGATATCTCCAACTTCAAACTCCGTAAAAACATGCCTATCGGTGCCCGCGTTACGCTGCGTTCAACTAATATGTATGAGTTCCTGGATCGTTTGATCTCTGTTTCCCTGCCACGTGTACGTGACTTCAAAGGTGTAAACGAGAAAGCTTTTGATGGCCGTGGTAACTATACCATGGGTATCACTGAACAAATCATCTTCCCGGAAATCGATATCGATAAAGTGACTAAAATGTCAGGTATGGATATCACTTTCGTGACAACTGCTACCACTAACGAAGAAGCTTACGAGCTCCTGAAAGAAATGGGTATGCCGTTTAAGAATATGAAAAAAGATAATCAGTAA
- the rpsN gene encoding 30S ribosomal protein S14, translating into MAKESVKARQRKREAMVAKFAEKRAALKAAGDYTALDQLPKNASPVRLKNRCQLTGRPKGYMRHFGLCRNMFRDLALAGKIPGVRKASW; encoded by the coding sequence ATGGCAAAAGAATCCGTAAAAGCCAGACAAAGGAAAAGAGAAGCTATGGTAGCCAAATTTGCAGAAAAACGCGCTGCGCTGAAAGCTGCTGGTGACTATACTGCTCTGGACCAACTGCCTAAGAACGCTTCGCCTGTTCGTCTGAAAAACAGATGCCAGCTGACCGGTCGTCCTAAAGGATACATGCGTCACTTCGGCCTCTGCAGGAACATGTTCCGTGACCTGGCGCTCGCTGGTAAAATCCCTGGTGTTAGAAAAGCCAGCTGGTAA